From Armatimonadota bacterium:
AGATCAACGATAACCGAGAGATCGTGGGCGGATACAGGCTCGGTTCCACTACGTATTACAACACTCTCTACACCCCAGTCCCAGAACCTTCCGAGTTCGCGGTGATGGGTGTTGGGATCGTCGGTCTGCTCCTGGCCCGAAGAAGAAAGAAGGGCTGATGCCCGTAAAGCTCCCAAAACGCAGGGCCGGAACCGCCGTCTGAAAAGGGGAGTGGTGGGCAGTGAGGGACTCGAACCCGCGACATCCTCGTTGTAAGCGAGGCGCTCTACCAGCTGAGCTAACCGCCCGGTAGTTCCGATTATTTTACTCAAGGAGTACAGAAATTTCTTGCCCTTCGGCCAGAAATGCTTGACGAATCGCCATGACCCTGTTAAACTACACAGTAATGAAGAAGCTCCTGCTCGGCATTGCGACATGGATGGTCGCCACCGCAGTTTGGGCAGAATCAGGCAGTCCAGTCACCGTCAATTACACTTTTTCGGAGACCGCCGTCACGGATGCGAGGCGCATTGGAGACGACTGCTGGGTTCAGCGCGAATC
This genomic window contains:
- a CDS encoding PEP-CTERM sorting domain-containing protein, whose translation is MNDNREIVGGYRLGSTTYYNTLYTPVPEPSEFAVMGVGIVGLLLARRRKKG